The sequence TTGTATCACCTTATAGGTTTATAGGAGATAGGCTAGAGGATGACAATCTTTGTGTCCGGGTGTAATTCTCATCACCTTCCTTATTCATTTATTTGTCCTCAATACATCACCATGGTCCCGGCGAAAATcgattcttcctttttttttttcatttcttttctattCTCTTGGTGGGCGTTTGGATATAAGAATTCTAAAATTtcgaaaaaggtaaaaaaaaaaaatcaagtgaaaatcgtatttgaaaattagagttgtgtttggacatgaatataattttgggttgttattgaatttttgtgagggatctgagtgaaaattttgaaaaaccgttttttggagttttttcaaattttcgaaaaattccaaaattgatcttcaagtgaaaattgaaattttatgtccaaacacagattttgaaaaaaaggtaaaaaaaattcgaaaaaaaataaaataaaaattcatggCCAAGTGAGCtcttatagcccgtttggccaagctgcaaaaatcagcttattttgagaagtgttttttttttttcaaaagtgtttttctcaaaagtacttttggtgagaagcagtttgtgtttggctaattaatttgaaaagcacttctgagtagcaattagtgtttggtcaagctttaaaaaactgcttctaagtgtatttttctcaaaagtgcttttcaaaaaagtgtttttggagataaactacttttttctgcttctccaagactgcttctgcttctccccaaaaacacttttttccctttcaaaagcttggccaaacaccttaattttagaaaaaaaacacttttgacaaAAAAAGAAGTGTTTTTGCCTCaagaaaagcttggccaaacaggctatagtCATGGATGCAAAGCTCAGCTGGCTTGAGGCTTAGTCAGCTCGCTTGTGTTTTAGTTCGGCTCGCTTCGACTTGGTCAAATTCAAGCTCCCCCTTGCTAACTTTGTCCGTTaactaaatttaattattattttaattaaaagaaaatttcaTCCCTTATGTGAACTCTATGCCATCTTACAATGAGGGGTATTTGTGCACTTTCAAGGATGCTGATAATTACGCCGAGGGCCTCAGGGAGTCACCTATTTCACCCTTGTTTCTATTAttgtgcattgaggacaatgcaaTTTCTTAAATATGGGATATGGTATTCTTATTTGTGTGTACTTGTTTTTTTGATTTTGCCACTTGGTTttgttttgatatattttttgCTTTCATTAGACAATAGTTGGCCAGTAATAATTTAACTCCAGTTCTAATTGGCATGTAATAGTTAGTAATTGTAATTGTTTAGTTTTGACTTTTTGCGATGATGGATTTCCTCAACTGTCTTCTCGAGGGATTTGAAGTCgaatgaaaaaaatacaaaaaaatcaaaaacttttgaaaatccaaaaatatatctttttttattaattttcttagatagtgtaatatttttcttttgaattttctttgTGCCACGGTCTTTTCTAAGgattttatttgaaccgggtgtagttagtttttctaTTAATAGGAATAAAGAAGTATTGTGTAATAGTGCTAAATGAAGATTGCTTGTCTTAACTTTGATGTGCTTTGAGAGTGGTGAGTGCCTTAGTATGACACTTAGGCTAATTTCTTGACTCATGTATAAATGCCTTAAATTGTTGGATTTCGAccttgcttaactgctttgactagagagtcgggatAGATCTAGTCCTAAGTGAATTATGTGCCATGGTATTAGTAAGGTTTATTGATATTCTGTGCATgtcagttgatgtctagaacAGCCCCGTGTATTTGAAAAGCGAATTAGTAGTCTTaatcagtctaggaagtgatagaGACATTTTCTTAGCAATATATATGCTCATTACCCACTAAATTATATGTATCCTAGTTAtcccctttgagcatgtaatcctatTTTCTTtagtaaccacattacaagcctgaCCCGTTTGTTAAATTGACCATCTATTCGAACTGTTTACCTCTCCTGAGCACTTATAATTGTTGTTACCTTGTCAAAATCTAAGTGGAGATATGATTgagtttttgagtggaactatagaaaaatgagaaaggtTCAGTATTTTGAAGGGAAAAAAAAGTGAGAGTCACTTGTAGGGAAtcgaaagaggaaaaaaaaaacagaagaaaaaagcctgaagaagaaaaaaaagattggTGTTTGTAAATAGAAAATTATTCCTTGCTAAGTGGTAAATCTTGCTTTGTTTGTGCTTAAAAAAAATGGGAGCTTAGAGCTATTATTTTTGTGATCGTTGGGGTGCGATTCAACATAAGTGTGggtttgaattggtgaagttgtatgtattaaagtgtttaGGGAAGTGTAGTCACTATGATCTAtatgtatcatacccgtcccgcAGCTGACATTACaacaaataaagtcctacttgatccttgattgaatgacctcaaattagtagagtattacatgaCAGGCAAGCCTATGGTGTGCCTTCTACAGCacataaattttatttctgagagtgagtgagttctttctatcttgagctcctatttgttcatgaattttattgtgtgtggaagtAATCTCTATCTTTGGTACGAGGGAACATGATTGCGAAGGAGAGAGAATACCTTTGTCCTTTATGTTAGAGTAAGCGAGCATGTTTTAAATAATACGTGGTACTTCGAGTCGAGTCTTGAGGCTGAGTGGTTACGGTATGGTGCTTAATTTTATTCTTGGCATGGTGAGTTAAGAAGGGTCTTTAATGAAAATTTTGtctctatgtgaagtgtagtttgattgttTGAGGAAGagaaatggtttaagtgtggggtatcgATGGTAGGCTAGGATTCCATGTTTTAGCCGCATTTTACACTCTAATTACTGCACTTTGAGAGTGCTTAAGCTTAAATGATGATGATTTGCACTTATTACGCGTTTTAGGCCTTGTAGAAAATAATTCCGAGTTAAGACGATAATGTGGAGCTAAATTGTTTAAATTGGAgttttgaaatctgagtaaaagcccaagaaattaaacTGAGATCACGTTTAGGAGTCAAGGACCACTTCTGAATATCAAAAAGTGGAAAACATATTACTTTGATATTTTTGCACTACCGCGCCGCATGGAGTGTCATGAGGCGCGGCGTGTCAGTGCAATGGGGCGTGCCTCAAAATAATTCATCTCTTTGAACTTCTCCATTAGCGCGGCgcggcgcgcctgtgcaatttCGCAAGAGTATTTTCTCACTTCGACTTAGAAAGGTTAGTTCCCTCTGGACCCACTTTGACAtagtataaatacaccaaaaatataattttgagGAGAGTTTCGGCCTATGAAGGATCTGAGGAGCAACTAAGGCAAGAAGACACAAGATTTCAACCAACAATCAGTGTAATACGGGATTTTGTATCGAATCATTGGCATTGATGGTTTCTATGATTTTAAACCTTATTGAGATTAATTTTCCATCGTTATATAGTAGTTTACCATAGGGTTTAACGGATATGGTGTTTGATTGAAATTTGTGATTTTAACTCTGATTCAATTGTATAAATACGTTGATGGAGCTTTGAATTATTGCAACTTTAGTCACctgtttatttaatcgaaagataAATATTTTGGTGGTTATCATTGCATTATTTGGGTTTGTTTAATTTGGTGATTCGTCTTAGTAATCGAGAGAGCTTtctgaattgttgattaaacaaATTTAGAAGAATATTCGAGAGACACTTTCTTAAGACTATGTCATTAACGTGTTCTTGCATATATTCACAGTGCTTTATATTGGTTTATTCTGTAGAGTTCAGATTAAATCGAAAGAGGAATTTTGACCTTATTCTAAGCTAATTATTGAGTGAATTAGTGAGAATCATTAGAGCCTTAGAAGTGAACTCAACCAGAGTTAGATCTCGAATAGCTATCATACACCTATCATGTCACAACTCTTATTTCTCATATAGTTTACAAACCATTTTAGTTCAACTCTTATTCTCTATGATCAAGTATAATTATTCGTAATCTTAATTAGTAGTTAATTATAGTTGATAACATTTCAATCAAAGTGTTGATCATCCTGGATAGTAGTTAACTAGAAATTACTAGAGCATTATTCAAATTCAATCTCTGTGGAGACGATTattttactatactatctttggctagcgagcatcaattttgtgttgtgttttgtgctcgtcaaTATGAAACCTATACATGGTCTCTAACATGGTTCAAGGAGTTCACATAACTATACAAATGATCAAAATAGGTATCATAGGAAGTACACAGTCCAAACAAGGCATACTAGAAGCCTAAAGTCCACTTCTGTCAAAATCATACATAGCATCCGCATAGACGCTCATTACCTTGCATATACGTCACTTTTCACACATTTAAATTAGCCAAATAAGGTCACATCCTAAGGAGTATTCTCTTAAAATAAGATttggcaagatacttacctcaaaggaGTAAAATTAATACTCCAAGAATGTCTTTCCCTTAGAAATCACCTCCAACTCGCTTGAATCTAGCAAAAAATATCTCAATAACGTTGAACAAAGTCATAGtaatcaattccaaacaataaagctttaatttttattcaatttaaaAAACTCAACAAAAGTTAATTAGAGCCcgcatggtcaaaacccaagtcaAGGGGTATATCCCGACTACCCATAATCCCTCGAGTCTATATGTGTTTGATTTTCAAATCATAGCTCAAAATTCTAAATTTTCACTCTCTTAAGTTGTAGGAAGAACCCTCCAAATTTACCTCAAAATTTTATGTTGTAGGTGTTAATAATCCatgtagattcttgaaataaTGTCAAAATtgagtagaaatcacttaccccttAGTCTTAAATGAAAATCTCCGAGCAAAATTGCCCATAtccaagtctagggttcaaaataggAGAGAATGGCAAAAATTATGAAATACAACACTTAAATATTCTATTATGGggtacccttcacgaacgcggtccaAGCTTCTCGTTTGAGAAATGGCAAATTTCCTCCTTCACGAACACAACTAACCCTCTGTGAATGCGATGCATCTTAGCCCAGCCTCCGCATGAATGCGACcttgccttcgcgaacgcgaaggctaaagcTCCAGCTCCCAACTCCCCTTTGCGAACGTGACTTAcacattgcaaatgcgaagaacaaatcctCCCCAACTCCAatccttcatcgtgaacgcgagacTACCCTCGCGAACGCAATTAACACCCGACACTAGCACTCAACCAACTCCAAACATGCTCTAGATAGTCTGGAACTCACCCGAGCTACCTGAGTCCATGTCCAATCGTACCACCTAGTCCATAAACACAATTGAACCTATCCAAAGCTTGCAAACACATATGATAACATCACATCTATGAATCGAAGCTCAAATCATATGTtgaacttctcttaagttcaaaaACTTTCAAACTACCAACCAAGCGTTTGATTCAAGTCTAAATAATTCAGATCACATACAAACTTTGTACACAAGTTTCATACAGCAAAAAGAACGTACTCGATGTTCCAGAACAACAACCGAAATCTAATaaaatcaaagtcaactcccggtcaaacctataaactctctaaaccttcaaattgccaactttctgAAAAAGGATCCAAAATCCTCTATGAACATCCAAATCAAAATTCGAATATACGCCTAAGttaaaaattaccatacaaatttattggaaccatcaaattacTAATCCGAGACCatctactcaaaagtcaaacgttgattaactcttaataacttaagctttcaaaatgagactTAAGTGTCTCCAATCACTCTCAAACCTTCCCGAAGCCAAACTAACTAATCCCGCAAGTTACAAAACACCAACAAACACAGGAAGCATCAAAGAGGGAAAGGAGACTTAAAAAACGACTGCCCGATCATTACAGTTGCGATTGCAAGTATTTGGGAAAGGTTTTAAATGTGAAAAGTCTTCTAATGTGGAAAAGGTTCTTTTGTCCCATcgcatttcatttctttgttaAAGACTTGGGAAAAACTAAGTTTCCAAATTACATGCTCAAAAGAATATAATTCCATAGGACTAACATTCATACCTCTTAGCACAAAGAATAGACAAACTATTCTTGAATTTCCTTACTCCCACACATTGTCTGTAAATATAGCTTACCATAAGAAATAGGGATAGGAGAGTGATAATATTTCGGGAGAATGAGAACATATAAAGTAAACTCTTGAGATAAAAATGGATGGTTCTAAAGCTCGTCTCCATTTCCATTGTCCAACCCCCAAACAGAAAAGGTAAGAAAACCaacaatcaaaaaaaaataaagtcaTATGTTCTCTTTTATAGTTACAATATCGTACTATGATAAAGGTAAAAAAGGTACGAATAGATAAATTCTAGAGGTAATTAGGAACCCAAAGTTTCCAAACCTTAACATAACAATCCAAGCTACCACTATAAACCAGGTAAGAATTTCCGGAACCAGAATCATCTTTTACACTAGTATCTAAAGCTGCAGTCAAGCACTTAACTGGACCACTGTGCCCTTCAAACACTGCCAAACAAGAATAACTTTTTCCAAATCCTCTCTTCCATATTCTCACAGTTTTATCAGCTGATCCACTGCATACCAAATCAGAGACTACAGCCAAACACAAAATAGATTTTTTGTGTCCTCTTAATGCCCCTGACACCACCATCTGGCTAGCACTACTGCTCTCTTTCTCCCATACAACTATTGACCGATCACAAGCACCAGAGTATAAAATAGAACCGTCTTCACTAAGAGCTAATGCATTCACTGCTGATTTGTGCTTCTCTAGAGTAGCCAATAGGGTATGATTCTTGTCTTCTTGTTTCTTCCATACTTTGATTTTCTTGTCTGCTGACCCAGTGTAAACATGTCCATTGTTGGATAAAACTATAGAGTTGATAGCATCATCGTGTGCATTCCATACTGATTCTATGCATTTGAAATCTGAAGTTCTCCATACTTTAAAACTTCTGTCCCATGAAGCAGAGTAAAGCAAAGAGCCATCTTTGGATAAGGCTAAAGCTGACACTGTGTCAACATGATGTACCTGTTGAGACATAATACACTTTGAATAATGGTCGATATACTATTAGAACAAAAtgtatattttcatgtgcttggCCAAGAAAATGAATCAAGATCAGGCATGGAAGGAGTATTGAGACATGAAATAAATAAGTATTATCTCAGATAATTCAAGCTTTTAAATAAGATGGTCACATAATTCAACAATACCCATGTGCATTTCTTGTGTCTACGCACTTGTACGTAGTTCCTTGTCCAAAATAGCTTCGTACAACGATCGTTGATTGTTGGTAAGGTGGCAATGCACTTGTATTTTTTATTAGGCGTACCATTGTCGATTTTCCATACTCGGATTCTATGATCTTGGTGGGCGCTGAAGAGCTTATCTCCCAAGATAACTATGGATTTGACTGCGCTGCAACTTTGGGAAACAATGTTTTGTGTTGAATAATTGTCCTGTATTGAAGAATTTCTATCCCAAACGAAGATTTCGCCATTAGAAGAGCCGCTATAGAGGTAATTTCCAGCGAGAGATAGGCAGAATATGTAGGAGGAGTGGCCTGTAAGTGTAGCTGCACAGTGGTGGTAGGTGTTGGAGAGATGTTCAAATTGAGAAGATGATATAGAAAGAGAAGGAACAGATAGCAGACTTGGCTGTGAGTAGAGAGAAGAAAATGACCTTGAagataatgatgatgaagaatcTGAGGAAAGATGTTTAGAGTTAGATTGATCAGAATCTGATAATTCTTTCTTTGATAGGAAAGGTAGAAGTACCATTTTTGTGTTCCTGACAGGGAATTGAAGAGGAAGAAATATTAAACAGTTCAAATAAAGGGCGGAATTTTTCATGAGTGAACTTCACTTTGCAATTGTTGGCTGTTTATAAATAAGTAGGAAAAACGTATTTTAGCAAAATGGCACTcgtaataaagaataaagaaaagttaaaaaacAAATGAGACAGTGGCAAAAGGGTGTACATATGGGCCCAAGAAGGGACTGTTCAATATGAAAGGTGGAGTCATTTGGGAATGGGAGTGCATAATCTAAACCATAGTCATGACTCCAAAAGCCATCATTTGGTGTAGTATTGTGAATGTCTGAGAATGAATCTTGAACCACTTTGTCTTTTGTGGATAATTTAATTTATTCTTAAGATAAACCTAGATGCTTCTCTAAGGTTTGGCAATTAGTCCCTACATTCTGTTCTCTGTAACTTCTAAAGTTGAGATTTATCATTTATCCATGTTTATGGTATAAATGGATCCACATTCGGGCCATTCCTTTTACGGATGTTTTGAGAATTATGGAGAACAGTTCAGATATTGGTAGGTAATCATAAGGTTCAGCACTATTGATTAATTTCAAGACTGCAAAAGCACAAGCAAAGACTCATTTTTGCAAGGAACAAAATATGGTTAAACCTTAATTAATCACCAAAAGGATGGGGAAAAACTCCGCAACATCCCATTATTAAGGTAAATCCCAAGAGCCAAATCCATCTTACTGCAAATACAATAGTTAAAGTCAACCTTGAATATAATAAGAGAATTCCTTTTGGATTAGATGCTAATCGTGCTAGGTATTGTCTTAATTATCTTACCATACTTGTTTCTCCTATCTATTGAAGGAAAGGGCAACATGTTTATCATAATTGAATTTTCCTTCTTGTagaagaaaattttaaatttttcatatttggctagtcctgaaaaggtttggacttctataaagtGAGGATCATTCCTTCCCATTcaatagcatccacaatgtagccgtATCAGGTTTAAGAGTCATGTCTAgagggagaactttacgggacaagtgttagtgtgtcacttgtgtttgcctcttcgtgaggttattctcccgatattttgtactctcttttattatagtggattgctcatctctgcCGTGaacgtaggtcaattgaccgaaccacattaaatatttatgtctcttttgatatattttcttttttattgtctGATTTATCATTATTCAAGGTTAACTTTGCTAGCCTCCGCATGATCGATCCTTTTTATATCATACTCTCGGCCATCAAAGACCACTGGCCATGAGTTGGGGTCGTCTAGCTTATGACCCGCCTGCCAAGCGGGCAGCGGGGACAGCGCGGTGATTCCTTTCTTAAATCAGGTGTTAGTCTAGTCTGATTTTTTCATTATGTTAAAGTGTTATATTTCCTCCCGAGATGGCACTGTTAGTGTTATAATATGTCAGTGAGGAATTTCTACATTAATTTCGGGAGATCCGGTTAAATTTCAGTGTATTATCCAATCTTAATCCAAGCAGCTAGCACCATGGTCCCCTTAGCCAGGCCATAATAAAGGTAAACCGGAATTCAAAAGGCAAATTGGACGATGCAGAGGAATTAAGAAggaatatttttttgtctttgaATAAGAAAATTCTCATTAGAGGACAGATGATTTCGAAGGTAATAGGAAAAGGGGTGCCTCCTTTCATTCCTTCTTGTGATATGCAAAGTTTTAGTCTAAgtcttcattattattaaataaatggCTCTTTGATGCTTTAGAAGTCAGCTAATTAGGGGGGaaagtttttttgtttttttcttctgaGAACAGTCTGTGGATAGAACTTAAGAGAGACCttacttttcaattttcaagttcagcaataaTTTTGCCTAAATTATGTTTATTACTTTTGCAGCAGTGAAATATTAAGACATTGTGTTGccatatatttataacttgtTGGAGATAATCGACTAGTTCTACATGAAAATGAATGATATCAGCATGAATGCTtcgaaatttttttcttttagctAATTACGTAAATTTTCGAAACTAAACTTCATCAATTCAAACCGTTAGAGAAAGTGTACGAAATGTAAGGATGTGTTTGGTAcgtaggaaaatattttctggaaatatttttcaatttttctatgtttggatgatttaaatatttttcttgtatgaactcattttcctctaaatggaaaatatttttcgaaactctttttcaacctttTCCATCCTATTCTTCACCCCTACCGATCCCTACCGCCACCCACCTTCCCCCTCCCTCCAACCCCGCTCCTCTCTTACCCCATAGTGTTTGcctaaattatatattttctACTCACTAACCAAATACAAAAAATTAGTTTTCGGAAAAAAACTTTTCACTCACCAACGAAACAtgaaaaaataagtgataaaattacatattttttagaaaaatattttcaaggaaaatatattttgataattttgaaaaatattttctttgatgccaaacacaccctaaaactCCAAcaattttcttgcatttttgtcactacccaaaaccaacccgccgtgatggtgcctatcgtagAATTAGGGAAGCCAACTACTCAACCATTTCAACACTCTAAAGCTTTAAAAAAAATACGGAATCAGTTAAATTTAAGGaaaaccctttaaaaatagaataaGAATTCACAATTCAAGACAAGATCTctcccaaaatcggggtgtcaccgagtacatgagcatctactgaAACATAGGGATatagtctaatacaacatctaGAGAATAAAACTGAAACATAAAATGAAAataagggaggagagtcaaggtctgcgcaCGCAAAgaagctacctcgatgatctccaaaaattcgaactCCGCAACTCAGCAACCGCTATGACCggaagcacctgaatctgcacacgaggtgcaggatGTAGCGTGAGTagaaccaactcaataagtaacagatctagagcccgtttggattggcttaaaaaagtAGCTTTTAAGCACAAGTGCTTAAAATCAATTTTTAAGTGCTGGAGCTGGTTTTATAAATAAGTAGttatgtgtttggataaaagtgctagAGCTGAAAAAAAGCTGTTGAAATATTTGGTAAACAAGTGCTAGTAAGCACTTTTTCTATTAAAATGACTGAAGTATCCTTAAAGTTGTTAACACTATAAAGAAGCTTATTactataatattttatttcaaacttattaatATAAATACGAAATAATTAATATTTGAACTGATCATCtaagataatttttataaatataatcgtttaattcttatttttcacttctttcaaccatgtaaattttttatttgtttcttgaAATTCCAAGCTTACTGGAAAAACATATGAAATGACTAtcacattttattattttatttcttatttgaactatgtaaaagttcctaatatttaggaaatcaaaataaaataaacttgtactttttaaaattatttaaaaattgtaCGTATAGTTAATTAGAAATTACAATGCAACTAGAACTGTTGGTCGCACACGAGTTTAAATTCttagaaaaaaaatcaaacttaAGTACAATCTATGTAAGAGCTATTAAAGTCAAAATAAGTTCACCGTTCTGACAAATTTTAAAGTTTGAGTTGGatattataattatttcaaaagTTTATGAAGGACATTTTTGGAATAATAAATATTATTAGGGATAAGAGGGTAAAATACTTGGTCAAAGATAGTTGAATTTTAAGCTAAAAAAAAGTTGGGATCAGCCAACTTGTGGCTTTTGGATTTTTTAAGCtagttttaacttttttttaaagttattttcttttttgcCAAACACTCCCAACATCTAAAAATGGACTAAGCCAATCCATACAAGCTCCTAACCTTTACACTAAAAATAGTGACGAATTCAGTAGGCACAGTTcgatatagaaataacagtacaggaATGTGGCATGCTTTAAAGTTCAACAGATAAACTCAATACAAGTGAGATGGATAAATTCCAAATGATATGGGAAATATAACCTCTCTACATATACATGCCAAAGCACATGCTgaatgtgatgcaccatgctgaaagcctcgtgtactcacactctcagaatactcaatcactcagtactgtatatggccaatctaaaccaagatgtcatcaataaacacataCATCAActaacagtcagtcactcagtactggttagggccaatccagcccatggggaagatccatccccaagtatagatgattcggacaagatccatgtctagaaAAACTCCATCCCTTAATATAAATTAACTGCGCTCATTGGGAGTGTGTAAAGACTGCGGAGGGGTTCCTTCAACCCAAGCGATATCATAAGCCAGATCTAGGCACAAattaataaaacatgttgcgacgtgcaacccgatcccataaaattcACTCATAATCAAGCCCTcatcctcactcagtcataaatctctccagccTTTCTCTCTATCGGGCTCCCAATGTTGTGAAACtatcccaaaatgatgatatgatgtatcaataaacaacaacagagactgagatataatatgcaatgaataaatatgattgagtatgaaattGTAATGTAATCAATAAGTCAACAGCAAGAAACggccactatgggtcccaacaatatcagcatatagcctaaagatgatttctaacatgattggcagctcaattactttatcacatgatgaaaacatggatatcgaTAAGATAAATCCACCATACAGTTTCATAGAATCGACCGGATAttttctcacggtgcacgcccacacgcctgccgcttagcatgtgcgtcaccttaataccaatcatataatacataattcggggttttgaaccttcagggccaagtttagaagtgttacttatctcagaccgtgcaaatctctactccgacACACTCTTGCCTCACCAAAGGcatctgaatgcctcgaatctagccacaaaaaaTTCGATACGATCAAAACaagctaaatgaatcaattccataagaaaatactaagctcTAAATCAAAagcaaaagtcaactcaaaaggcgGCACCTGAGTCCACGTCTctgaattgggtaaaagtcacaaaatctgaacaaccattcgaccacgagttcacccatatcaaaattactcaaatctgataccaaaatcccgatcaaaacctcaaaatttagCCAAAGAACTTTCtccattttttccaattttccaccccaaatttctaatttaatgaaatcaaaggcataatcatggaaattaaccaaaactaggtaAGAATCACTTAGCTCAAACACCCACGtgaaaatttctccaaaaatcgcctcccaccgagctccaaaattaatttttatgttatgagctcaaaccctcatttttgaacatTTAAATCTGCCCCAGTGACTTTCTTTATCGTGAACGCGACCTTTTCCCCGGGTTGGCATAACACAAAACAGTTTGCCCCTCTAACTTACCTTATGCGAATGCAAAGACGTCCATGCGAA is a genomic window of Nicotiana tabacum cultivar K326 chromosome 16, ASM71507v2, whole genome shotgun sequence containing:
- the LOC107786204 gene encoding protein JINGUBANG-like yields the protein MKNSALYLNCLIFLPLQFPVRNTKMVLLPFLSKKELSDSDQSNSKHLSSDSSSSLSSRSFSSLYSQPSLLSVPSLSISSSQFEHLSNTYHHCAATLTGHSSYIFCLSLAGNYLYSGSSNGEIFVWDRNSSIQDNYSTQNIVSQSCSAVKSIVILGDKLFSAHQDHRIRVWKIDNGTPNKKYKCIATLPTINDRCTKLFWTRNYVQVRRHKKCTWVHHVDTVSALALSKDGSLLYSASWDRSFKVWRTSDFKCIESVWNAHDDAINSIVLSNNGHVYTGSADKKIKVWKKQEDKNHTLLATLEKHKSAVNALALSEDGSILYSGACDRSIVVWEKESSSASQMVVSGALRGHKKSILCLAVVSDLVCSGSADKTVRIWKRGFGKSYSCLAVFEGHSGPVKCLTAALDTSVKDDSGSGNSYLVYSGSLDCYVKVWKLWVPNYL